GACCCATTTGACTCCATTCGGGCTGAAGAGAATGCCGCCGGCCTCGTCGGTGGCGCAGATACCTGCCGGGGCCACCTGGAAGTGCCGCACGTCCGCCGACGAGGGTGTCTGCATGGCGATCCAGTCCTGTCCATCGAGGCTGACATAGATGATCCCGTCGGGACCTGCACCGTAGAAGGCACCCTCGAAGAAGGTCATATCGAACAATCGCAGAGTCGACGGCGGTCCACCGGGCGAACCTCCCAACGCCGCAGTGAGGAACCGGGTTCGAGTCACTTCCAGGCCGCCGGCTGTCTTGCCAACCGCTTCAATCCGATAGTCACCAGGTGCCTCAGGGGTGAACTGAACGGACAGGTCCGGGGGGATCAGGGTGGCGAACTCGTTGCCGTTCACGGTGATGATGACCTGCTCAAAAGGATCGCCCGGGCTGGACGCGAGCAACTCGATCGCGACCGGCGAGTTGGGCAGCACAACCGGTCGACCACTCGGATGAAGAAAGTCCAGAAAGGCTGATTCGGTTTTCGGTGTCCCCAGCAAAGCCGGCGGTGCGTAACTGCTGATGACGAGAACGGCATCTCCGGCCGCCAAAAGCCTCCAGGGTTCATAGGCCGAAAGGCTATCGGTGGCCAAGGTCCAATCCACTCCGTTGGTCGATTGGATAATCGATCGATCGCCGATCGCTAGGAAGCGCCCCTGATGGAAGATCAGACTCTGGATCGAAGCCCCAACCCCCGAAGGGCTTGCTTTGCCTTTCGTCGTCCACGTTCGCCCGTCAGCTGAAGTCTGGATTGTCCCATCCGTACTGAGGGCAATGTGAACGCCATTTCCGTAGGCCAGGAAGCTCACATGCTGCAACTCGACTCCCTGCTTCACTGTCCAAGTGATTCCATCTATGGAATAGGCAATGAATTCGCGCCCCGCGGCGACAAAAACATCGTTCTGGAATGCCAGCGCACTAACCGATTCAGGGAAAGGTGAAGCGACCTCTGCCCACTCCAGGCCGTCTATTGATCTGGATACTTGACTGCTGGCGACCGCCAGGAAGAACCCATCCCCGAAGACGACATGCTCCCAGAAGGTATCCATTTTCTCGAATGCGGCCGGGTGCGTACCTCGCCCACCGGAGAAGGCATAAACGCCATTGCCATATGCGAACCGGCGAGAATCGGGAAGCAGCGACTCCGGGTTTGCCGTTCCCGACCAGTTGAGACCGTCCGAGGATTCAAGGATCTCGCTGTCTCTGAAGAGGAAGAAGCGATCATTAGCTGAAACGAGGTGGCCGCTCCAGAGTGCTCCGTTGTCATACGGGGGAGCTGGCGCCGTCAACGGCGCGACCTGGCGTCCGGATATGCCGGTCATGGATCCGCCACGAACCACAAAGTCACTGGCCCATTGGGCGGATTCGTCCAGCGTCGTCCATTTGGCACCCGACCAGACAGCGATCCCTTTGTCATCTGCCAGGTAAACCTCACCGTCGATGCTGTCGATTTTAATGTCCGAGGCGCGCCAAGGCGATGGTGTGACCTCAGTCCAGTGCTTGCCATCCGATGACCGGAGCATCCGCCCATACTGCTCCCGGATCCACCAGCCTCGCGAGGCGGAGTGCTGAAGCCTGCCGTAACCGGTCGCCCCGGTGCGATTGACCTTTTCCCATGTCATCCCGTCGGGAGACTGGTAGATCCCCGGAGGGCTCGAGGCCAGAAAGACCTGACCATCAAAAGCCAACCCCACAATCAGGTCCTCAGGCAGTCCGGTCGCCGGGGTCCAGGATCGGCCATCCTGCGAATAGCTGACTCCGCTGAAGAGTGACCTGACGAACCGACCGGCGCCGAAAGTGACCGCAAGGACGCCGCCGACGCCGTCGTCCGCCTTTTCCCACTCAATCAGGTTGGCGGAACGGGCGGACCCCTGGGTGCCTCCGATTACCCAGATCCCGTTGCCAAAGCAAACAGTCCAACCATACAAATCGCCTATGGCCGGAACCGATGAGTACTGCCAATTCTCGCCGTCGAGCGAAAAGCCGATCAATCCGCCGAATCCGGTAACGAAATACCGATCATGAACCCAGTTGATCATATTGATCTGGCCAGGCGGCCCGAAGACGGCGGGCAAGGAAAAGTGGGAATCGGTCGAACCGGAGGTGACACTCAGAAAGACAGGCGACGAATGGGAGATGCCGAATTGATTGGAAACCGATACCCCGTAAAACCCGGAATCCTCCAGTTCCGCGTTCAGGAAATTGTAGGACGGTCCATTCGCGCCTTCGATCGCCTCCCCATCGCGGATCCACTGGAAATCCACGCCCGACGCGGGATCGGTCAATACCGAGAGGGTGACAGAGCTACCGACAGTCACGGCGGTGGAGCGCGGCGGAATCAGGATACGAGGCGGGCTCCCTCCGATCGACAAGCGGGCACTGCGGCTCTCCAGGATGACACCGCCGGTCGCGACGACCACATGGTAGATGCCGGTCATCTCGGGAGTTACCCCCGAGACGATCAATGACGAGGACGTCTCCGCAACGAGAGCCTTGCCGTTGAAGTACCACTGGAATTGTGGATCCGTGCCGCCGTTGACGGTGACGGAAAAGACGGCATCCCCGCCAAGGAGGACGCTTTGATCCTGTGGTTCCGCGAACAGGCGCGGACCGGTGATGAAACGCCCCCAAAGACTGAAGCTGGAGCCGTTGGCGTTCTGGGAGTCGACGGCGATGACATAGGCGTGGTTCTCGAGAACCGGGATCAGCAATTGGGAGGCAATTCCCCGATCGAAGACCGAATCGGACCGACCCAGATCGAGCATCGTGTCGCCTTCATAGACCGCGGGGAAGACCGTGCCATCCACACTCTCGCCCGATAATGCGAAGGTCCCCGACTTGGGTGCCGTCCATCGGTACCAGACGCTTCGACGGGAGGCCTGCGGATGATGAGTCGGCTCGTCCGGCTGAGCTGAGGCCAGACGGGTGGTTCCCTCGATCTCGAAGGCATCTCCCGACAGTTCGATGGCATTTCCGAGAAGGTCATTGCCCGGCGCAAGCGCGACACTGAGGGTGAACGGTCCGGCTACGCCGGCTGTCCGATCGACCTGGATACGGTAGGTCTGGTTGGCCTTGAGCGTTTCCGTGAGGGTCAGGGGTTGCCCGAAGGAGGTCGACCGACGCGATTGGACCAGCTGGAGGGATCCGATCGATTCTCCCGTGTAAAGGGCAATCCCGGCCTCAAACCCCAGCGGCCTGAGCCTGATCTCGGCAAAAGCGTCACGGTCCGGCGTGAACCGATACCAGACAGTCTGTCCGAGAAAGCCGGGAGGGGTCGGCTCGATGGGCTCTTTACCGGACCGGATAAGAACCCCGCTGACGAAGGAGCCGTCGGAAGGCATCACGGTCGCATCGGCAAAGGCATCGTTGGCCGGTGTTTCCACCTCCCCGGCCAGCGCACGGTGGATGTTCAACCGCCCCCCGGTGGCGACATACGGGTTGAGGGATGCCCGGACCTCGACCGTCGATAATATCCGGGCGGTGACTGATGAAGCCGTGGCATCGGGAAGGTGTGCGAAAAGGAGGGCGGCGGTCCCGGTCACATAGGGCGCGGCAGCGGAGGTTCCGTGGAAGATCGCATAACTGGAAACCGAGTTGTAATCGGTCGAAAAAGCCGACTCCGGGGCGGCCAGATGAACGAGAGAGGAGCTGAAGTTGGAGAAAGTCGCCAGGGTGTCGGAGTCGTCGACCGCCGCAACCACAACCTGATCGGGCAGATCGAAGGCGGCGGGATAGGTCGGAATTGCGCCGATACTCCGGTGCGAATTCCCCGCCGCCGTGACCGAAAGAACCCCGGCCTTGCCAGCTCGTTTGAGAGCATCCTCAAGGGCGTAGGTATGCCCCGCTCCGCCCCAGGAATTGTTGATGAGCCCGGCTCCGTTCGCGACCGCGTAATCGATCGCCTTGATGGCGTCGCTGGTTGCTCCTGTCCCGTTCTGGTCAAGGAAGCGTGCGCCCATCAGCTTGACCTTCCAGGCCACGCCCGCGATGCCCTTGCCGTTGTTTCCGACTGCACCGATGACGCCGGCCACCAAGGTGCCGTGTCCTTCCGGATCGCCCTCGAGAGCCGAACCTTTGATGGCATCGAATCCGTGCACGTCATCGATCACACCGTTGCCGTCATCGTCCAACCCGTTTGCCGGGATTTCGCCAGGGTTCACCCAGAGGTTGGGCTGAAGGTCCTCGTGGGTGAGGTGGATTCCCGTATCGACGATGGCCACGACCACATCCGGAGCAGACGAACGGATCTCCCAACCCTCGGGCGCATCCATGTCGTGATTCGGCTCCGAACCAACCCGGGTCCGGTCGAACCAGGTCTGCTCCCTGAACTTCGGATCATTGGGAATTCTCCGCTGGGTTTCCAGAATATAGTCCGGCTCGCAGAAACGAATCCCGACGCCCTCCCGCTGGAGGCTCGCGAGCACCTGGGGCATCCTCTCGGGATCATCAAACGGTTGGATCCGGGCTCGGTAAAGACCACCCCCGGTGACCGTTTCAAAGAGGTCGGCGCCGAGACTGGAAAGCCGGGCAACCGTGGTGGCGTCCGGCTTCGGTTCTTCCAATTGGACGAGGAGATGGTCGGCCACCATGGCCACGCGCGAGACGACCGTTTCGCTTCCCTGTTCATCAAGTTCGACCGCTTCTTCCGTTCGGATAAACGGATAAGTGCCGTCGGTCTCCCATATCTGAGTGCGCCGAAGACGGCGATCTCCAATCGGCTCCGTGGATTCAGTCAGAAGATTCGAACAATCCAGAAGGAGGGATAGCGAGGAAGCCAACGCCTGCTCCGGAATCGAAGAGGAACGGGTGTTTTCGACCGAAGCGGTGAACTCGACTGGATCGAGCGTTGATGGGTTGAGAGCCGGGTTGGCCGGGGTCCTAATACGATGAGTCGCCAGCGCCTCCGATGCCCTCCCGGAGCTTGCCCGTTCAGCCGAACCCAAGCGGAAGAGGATAATTCCGAAAAGAGTGACTGCTGCAAAAAGTATGAAGACCCACAGGGACTTTTTCATGGAGAGATGCCTGGGGAAACCCACTTCATCCCAGCCACCCGGACTGGGTCAAGAGTCAGACACGGCTATTGGTCTTTTCCGGTTGTCCCAAGGATCCTGACAGAAGCGTTTGGGAAATCAATTCGAAACGCGTAAACAACTATGCCCCAGGATATTGAGGGATCCAATTAAGCAGATCGCGGGATCGATATGAGGAATTCTTCTAGATTTCCCTGCCGTTGCCCACTCGAAGCCCCCCTTGCCTGCGCCGAGGGAGATCGTTGGAGAGGATTCCCCGCCTGCTCTGCGGACGAGCGGGCCGCTCGTCCCTACCCCGGATGCTCTGAAATGCACCCAGGAGGCTGTCTCAAAAGCGGGTCTTGCCGATTGGGCGAATCCTGCTGAGAATCGAATCCGCCCTCGTGTCCGGCGAATGACCGTGTATGAGTCCGACCGTTTTTCAGTTTCGATCCTACCGCTTCTTCTTCTTTTCACGCGAAGAAGCGAGGCAGCATGTCCATGTCAGGTCGCCCGCGGGAGAGGCGAAATTCTGGATCGAGCCCAAACTTGAATTGGCGGTCAATCATGGGTTTTCTGGCAAACAGTTGAAAGAACTCGAAGAAATCATCAAAGAACGGGAAGATGAAATACGGAACCATTGGAACAGACACTTCGGCGCCTGAGGTCACGGACATATCCCCTTTCGGGATTTGGCTGCTGCTTCGAGGGAAGGAGTATTTCCTGGGTTACGATGACTTTCCCTGGTTTCGCGACGCGCCAGTCGGTCGGGTTTTTTCCGTGACTGAAGAAGGCGCCGGGCATCTGCGTTGGCCTGCCCTTGATATCGATCTTTCGCTCGAGTCGATCAAGGACCCGGGAGCATTTCCGATGGTCTATGAGCCAGTGCCAAACTACCCTAAGTCCGACGGAGAAAGCAGGTAACGTCTTACCTTCTGGGTCCGCGTCGATGCGCTCGTGGCTTCGATGCTTTCGGCAGCGGCTTCTCGATCGGATTGCTCCAGCGCAGGCCGGCGAAACGGGCGAAGTCGCCATCGCAGCTGCAGAGGTCGGCTTGGTGTTCAATGGCGAGGGCGGCGAGATAGGCATCCGTCGTCAGGTTTCCGGCAGTCCCCAGCTTCCGAAGCCCATCGAGGAAGACTTGCGGAAAGCGCCGGCCGGGTTCCAGAAGGACGACGCAGGGTTGCGCCAGCCAGGAATCCACCTGGTCGACTGCGGCGTCGACAGTCATGGGACTAACGAGAACGCGCGGGTGGGTCATCAGGCGGATGAAGCCGCTGATGGTGACCCAGGAGAGGCCGACCGGGGCAGGCTGGTTCAGTCGATCCTCCCACCACCGCCGTGCCCGATCATGAAACGGAACCTCAGAATTGTGGGCGTAAACCAGCAGGTTGACGTCGGGGACAATCACTTTCGCGAGGCCCGCTTCATACGACCGAGGGCTGAGCCCGCTTCCAGTTCATCGACCAGCTGATTCAGCTTTCCAGAATCGACACCCGGCTGAAACGGGGACGCATGCGGCTTGACCCGGTAGGGGGTGTGCGGCTCCTCGACGACCAGGCCGAGCCCGACCCGCAGGCGTTCGTTCACCACCTCTTTGAAGGAACGCCGGCCTGAAGCCGTTTCCTGCCGGAGCCGTTCGGCCACATCCGGATCGAGGGTCAGGGTCGTCCTCATGACAGACATCAAACATCAGAGTTTGATGATGTCAAGGCATCATGGATTGGTTGGGCGGGACGAGACGGCTGGGGTTGCCCGACCGCGACAGAGCGCGGCCGCTACACGGGAGAATGGCTGTTGAGTCAATGGGTGCCGGATGCTTCGACGGACGAGCGGGCCGCTCGTCCCTACCCCGGATGCACTGGGGACGTACAGCCTGACACCAACCTGATTCCTGATTCCTCACTCGCGCCGGTCCTGGTTTCAAAGGGGTCAAGACGGGATAAGTGCATGAAGCATGCACCTATCAACGTCATGACCCCTTGGCCGTACCTGGATTCGCTGTCCCTAAAGCCCGACAGCCTGACCTCCTGATACCTAAGCGACCTACGGGAGCGTCAGTCCCTACCCTTTCCGGCCCTTGAAAAGGGCGGCGCCGAGGCTTCCGGCGATCAGGCCGCCGATGGCCGCGATGGTGGCGGATGAAGCCAACTGCATGACAAAGGTGAGCGACGTCAGTGTCTGATCGACCGACTGCTCCATCGCTTCGGCCATCTGCTCGGCCGCCTCCTCGCCGAGGAGTTCGCCGAACTGCAGCATGACGTTCTTCATCGTCTCCGCCCCGAGCTGGTGATCGAAGGTGATCCAGATCAGATCGATGATCAGGATGGTCACGATTCCACCGAGAAGCGTGGTCAAGTGCATGGGCAAAGGGTCAGCCCTTACTTTTTGCCGTCAAAGACCATGCAACGCGCATAACCGCTCTTCCACCGGGCAGCGGCGGTGACATTCTTTCAGATTCTCGAGGCGGAGCCTCACTCCGCAGGTTCCGGTTTGAGTTCGGACGCGGAATGCCCTACCTATCCGCCCATCATGCGATCCTTCGCCAAGGCCCTCCCCCTCTCCGTCATCGTCTTTTCATCCATCATGAATGCTGCCGATATCTAGGATCCTCTCGAAAATCTGAATCCGAACCACCCCAGACTCTTCCTGCAGGATACCGACTGGGCCGAGCTGAAGTCAGGGATCGAGGCCTCGCGAGCCCGGCTGGACTGCCTTCGCCAACCCGTTCTGGAATTCGCCATGGATTGCCTCGAGAAGGAACC
This sequence is a window from Opitutaceae bacterium. Protein-coding genes within it:
- a CDS encoding S8 family serine peptidase; translated protein: MKKSLWVFILFAAVTLFGIILFRLGSAERASSGRASEALATHRIRTPANPALNPSTLDPVEFTASVENTRSSSIPEQALASSLSLLLDCSNLLTESTEPIGDRRLRRTQIWETDGTYPFIRTEEAVELDEQGSETVVSRVAMVADHLLVQLEEPKPDATTVARLSSLGADLFETVTGGGLYRARIQPFDDPERMPQVLASLQREGVGIRFCEPDYILETQRRIPNDPKFREQTWFDRTRVGSEPNHDMDAPEGWEIRSSAPDVVVAIVDTGIHLTHEDLQPNLWVNPGEIPANGLDDDGNGVIDDVHGFDAIKGSALEGDPEGHGTLVAGVIGAVGNNGKGIAGVAWKVKLMGARFLDQNGTGATSDAIKAIDYAVANGAGLINNSWGGAGHTYALEDALKRAGKAGVLSVTAAGNSHRSIGAIPTYPAAFDLPDQVVVAAVDDSDTLATFSNFSSSLVHLAAPESAFSTDYNSVSSYAIFHGTSAAAPYVTGTAALLFAHLPDATASSVTARILSTVEVRASLNPYVATGGRLNIHRALAGEVETPANDAFADATVMPSDGSFVSGVLIRSGKEPIEPTPPGFLGQTVWYRFTPDRDAFAEIRLRPLGFEAGIALYTGESIGSLQLVQSRRSTSFGQPLTLTETLKANQTYRIQVDRTAGVAGPFTLSVALAPGNDLLGNAIELSGDAFEIEGTTRLASAQPDEPTHHPQASRRSVWYRWTAPKSGTFALSGESVDGTVFPAVYEGDTMLDLGRSDSVFDRGIASQLLIPVLENHAYVIAVDSQNANGSSFSLWGRFITGPRLFAEPQDQSVLLGGDAVFSVTVNGGTDPQFQWYFNGKALVAETSSSLIVSGVTPEMTGIYHVVVATGGVILESRSARLSIGGSPPRILIPPRSTAVTVGSSVTLSVLTDPASGVDFQWIRDGEAIEGANGPSYNFLNAELEDSGFYGVSVSNQFGISHSSPVFLSVTSGSTDSHFSLPAVFGPPGQINMINWVHDRYFVTGFGGLIGFSLDGENWQYSSVPAIGDLYGWTVCFGNGIWVIGGTQGSARSANLIEWEKADDGVGGVLAVTFGAGRFVRSLFSGVSYSQDGRSWTPATGLPEDLIVGLAFDGQVFLASSPPGIYQSPDGMTWEKVNRTGATGYGRLQHSASRGWWIREQYGRMLRSSDGKHWTEVTPSPWRASDIKIDSIDGEVYLADDKGIAVWSGAKWTTLDESAQWASDFVVRGGSMTGISGRQVAPLTAPAPPYDNGALWSGHLVSANDRFFLFRDSEILESSDGLNWSGTANPESLLPDSRRFAYGNGVYAFSGGRGTHPAAFEKMDTFWEHVVFGDGFFLAVASSQVSRSIDGLEWAEVASPFPESVSALAFQNDVFVAAGREFIAYSIDGITWTVKQGVELQHVSFLAYGNGVHIALSTDGTIQTSADGRTWTTKGKASPSGVGASIQSLIFHQGRFLAIGDRSIIQSTNGVDWTLATDSLSAYEPWRLLAAGDAVLVISSYAPPALLGTPKTESAFLDFLHPSGRPVVLPNSPVAIELLASSPGDPFEQVIITVNGNEFATLIPPDLSVQFTPEAPGDYRIEAVGKTAGGLEVTRTRFLTAALGGSPGGPPSTLRLFDMTFFEGAFYGAGPDGIIYVSLDGQDWIAMQTPSSADVRHFQVAPAGICATDEAGGILFSPNGVKWVYFPDMRLYWLFERSRTDFFAIADWLSVDGLNWYNHKTGISRGPAGNPPDVPASLFGYLGSDRGRPGSRSTAVDVAASEEAGRILPWKGQTIKLNSTALFLSSDGFEWEEITPPGYPAGNVSQIDVTGDLLILRDYASYEDRPGAIHQSVDGINWQRIATDRGHLATVSWNGMLISATRGDVRISRDGLIWETVMELDPNVSGLSRMISGPLGVVFLRAPYELSHPTVIASTRDGRTWVHGSAEPLATVNRTTAMTQSPVIYSASSRSVLIEAADSNEDSPADLALVRATAPAVDKSVGDTIPIELLFRNAGRSGLPARDLQVDVLLTTRKGVWGVPEDGRHLLRSFRVSLPALSADSNHTAITNLQLPDTMRPGDYYLAARIRPSRSVIDANSENDVVLGDAVSVVRIPKRNLSIEIAGEGRVDSSLPLNDLANGQVVVLSPQPADGYEFTSWAGDVETGLDVATVRMDRDRSVTATFSRRRYSVTVATLGEGTVSGVPASGSALFGDEVNLQAESAVHWRFDAWTGDRQTSESTVHLAVARDQRLLARFVQDYVMWTATAMSGADEERKAPDFDADGDGYSNEAEFALGTDPLDATGMPTVRIRREAASLVIDLGVNPTAFGTSVGLESSFDLIDWVPVPDPVASDPLDSDPAIRTYRLSGTFTEAVFIRIASEKVSVFNIQPGSTEVPD
- a CDS encoding type II toxin-antitoxin system VapC family toxin; translated protein: MIVPDVNLLVYAHNSEVPFHDRARRWWEDRLNQPAPVGLSWVTISGFIRLMTHPRVLVSPMTVDAAVDQVDSWLAQPCVVLLEPGRRFPQVFLDGLRKLGTAGNLTTDAYLAALAIEHQADLCSCDGDFARFAGLRWSNPIEKPLPKASKPRAHRRGPRR